The genome window CTCACCAACCACAGTTTCGAAAACAAAAGACCTTTCCTGCGGCAGAGGTTGCCAGTTCTGAATCTTTCCCGCGTCCATGGGTCTGATGCCCTTCTTCAGTGCTAGCACGACGAGCGGACTGGGGTTGTCGGTATGGAACTTGGCGTGTTGGGGGATAGGTCGAAGCTGTGCTGCCCAAATGCTATTCTCAAAACAAGCTGTGCCCACTACCTCCCACTTCATCTTACTGCCCATGCCGCCGACCTTTTCCAGGATACTAGCTGGGCACGGCCGAGGGCAGATGAGAATGTTGTTGCCATGGTACTTCAGCTCATGCTGGGGCATGTTTGGTGGTATATGTgcgagcttgatgagcttcttggtgtccTCGGGCCCAATCATGTAACCAGTGAAGAACACAGTCTTCTTAATCCTGAGTCGATTCTGGCGTCCTCGTGGGGATTGCTTCGAGACCGTCTCGTTGTGGATGTTTATCATGTGCTGAATCTCGGCGACCTCGATCACGGGATCTAGAGTTGTCGCGCAATCAGCCACTTGGATCACTTCAGCTGTAAGAGGGCCGCGCGTTGGGGATATGTTTTGTTGGCGGTTGAACTCGGCGAAGAAGTCGCGGAAGCCTTTGGTGTGTTTCGGTCGATCCTCGTATACGCGAATCTCTTCTGCTTGCTTGTATGTCTCCATCAGGGCTCCGAGAAAGAGCTGCTTGAAGTGCATCGTACTTTGGAACTTCTGGTTTGAGGGGCTCACGGCGGGTTTGAGACCAATCATGTCGAATTCGAGTCCTTTGGCCGTCACCATCTTCTTTATCAACTCAGCGAACCCACGCTCCGAACGACCCGTTAGTAGAACGCAGAGAGCGTCCTTCTGCTTCATGCTCAGCTTGATAAGATCAACAATCTTGTCGTTCCACCAGCCGTCCCAGGCACGCTTTTCCTCGATATCGATGCCTTCCCCTGTCGCCGCGAGGATGCGACTGTCATGCCACCAGCCGCCATTGACAAACGTTTCCTGATTCGACAATGTCCCAATCGTGGGCCCGTTCCAGAGTTGGGGATTCGGTAGGGGGGTCTTGAATACTGCTTTGTGTTAGATATGTGCTATGTTTCCGTTGACTGAGGTGCGAACTCACGAGTGTTATCGAAATCGTAGACGTGCAAAGATTTGATCTTGTCGACGGCTGCAGAGGGTGAATTAGCGCCACGTATGGGAGGGAGAGGGAACGAGAGAATGGGCATGATGCAACACGAACCTGGTAATGAGTTGTTCAGAACGGACCATCGCCCCAGAGCTGTGATAGTGTGTTGCGACGTGGCGGCTGTAGGCCCATGATATGCGCTGAAGGCCGAAGCCATGGCGCCTGAGATGCTGGGTCTGCGAAGGCGAGAAGacgctgttgctgttgctttATATGGAGATGCAAAGAGCATACGGTTGGTCGTAAGGTATCGCGGTGAATTAGGATGGAGGAAATGCGAGGCTAGAGTTGAATTGGCGATGGTCGATGATGTAGTTGAGGTCCAAGTTTGTCGACCCTGGAGAATAAAGTGACAGTGGGGCCCCGGAGTTATAACTGCGACGCTACTGGCCAAAGGCAGCTCCAGGGCCTGTACAGGCGACAGGCGCCGCATTTCAGGTCGGGTCGGGGGGAAGAAAGTTACAGGCGGGCGGATGCTGTTCAATTGCCTTAGGATGGAACAAAATCCATGGATCTCAAGGTGTAAAGTCAATTCAAAAGGTGTGAATCATATTTTGTGAGGGCGTATCAGAGCAAgctcaacaaagacaacTGCTCACCCGAACTCCATCCATTACATACTCTCTACCCTAATTACCCCTCATTGAACTGAAGTGTACTGTAT of Fusarium musae strain F31 chromosome 5, whole genome shotgun sequence contains these proteins:
- a CDS encoding hypothetical protein (EggNog:ENOG41) is translated as MASAFSAYHGPTAATSQHTITALGRWSVLNNSLPAVDKIKSLHVYDFDNTLFKTPLPNPQLWNGPTIGTLSNQETFVNGGWWHDSRILAATGEGIDIEEKRAWDGWWNDKIVDLIKLSMKQKDALCVLLTGRSERGFAELIKKMVTAKGLEFDMIGLKPAVSPSNQKFQSTMHFKQLFLGALMETYKQAEEIRVYEDRPKHTKGFRDFFAEFNRQQNISPTRGPLTAEVIQVADCATTLDPVIEVAEIQHMINIHNETVSKQSPRGRQNRLRIKKTVFFTGYMIGPEDTKKLIKLAHIPPNMPQHELKYHGNNILICPRPCPASILEKVGGMGSKMKWEVVGTACFENSIWAAQLRPIPQHAKFHTDNPSPLVVLALKKGIRPMDAGKIQNWQPLPQERSFVFETVVGEKVILRIEAEDPREDEYESLFANKTSKRKHNGDEDWNQRNPHGHYSGRNESRGYHSGGRGGRGRGNRGGRSNTRGGRGGRGRGGGYNYRSLDDVEPKNQQGGYGPQVDYDDAYPPLSKSNNPPVSAPSGPSQGRQPPRGPAPAQGRPMGVQAANNNSDLQHYY